GTTGCCCTCACCGAGGGAAGCCCCTCACCCTAACCTTCTCCACTCAAGCGGGGCGAGGGGGAATGTGGTGCAAGGGAGAGAGAGCAGGGAGGTCAGCGTCATCGGCGCCGGGTTGGCCGGGTGCGAGGCGGCGCTGCAGTGTGCGCGTCGCGGTGTCCCGGTGCGACTCTACGAGATGCGGCCGACGAAGATGACGGAGGCGCACCAGACCGGCGACGTGGCCGAGCTCGTCTGCTCCAACTCGCTGAAATCGGACGAGCCGGAGAATGCGCATGGTCTGCTCAAGGCGGAGTTGCGGATACTGGGTTCGGTTCTGCTTGAATGCGCTGAGCGCGCGCGGGTTCCGGGAGGCAAGGCGCTGGTGGTGGACCGGCGACTGTTCTCGACCGAGGTGCAGTCCGAGTTGTCACGCGCCGGGGTAAGCGTCGAGCGGGTCGAGGTTAGTTCATTGCCGGTCGCAGACTCGCTATACCGTCCGCGATTCGGGCTGTCCGACCCGCACCAACCCACGGTGGATCTCGGGACTGACGTTGATCGTTCATCGTTCATCGTTCATCGTTCGTCAGGACGCGCCGACGATGTTACTGTCATCGCCACTGGACCGCTGACCTCGTCACTCATGGCTGATGCGCTGCAGGCGTTGCTCGGGACGGAGCACCTGTTCTTCTACGACGCAATCGCGCCGATAGTTGAAGCGGATTCGTTGGACAGGTCTCGGGTCTTCGAGGGTTCTCGCTACGGTGCGGGATCGGACTATTTGAACTGCCCGATGACCGAAGAGGATTACGACCGGTTCATCACGGCGCTGCTGGAGGCGGAGCTGCATCCGCTGCATGAGTTTGAGGAGAACGCCTTGGGAAAACAGGGGACAGTCCCTCAGAGCGCCTGCGTCGAACTCGGCGCGGGACAGTCCCCGTTTTCCGAGACCCATGAGCAAGGACTAGGGACCAAGAACAAAGAACCCAGGACCTTCTTTGAAGGTTGTCTGCCGGTCGAGGAGATTGCACGCAGAGGCAGGCTGGCGCTGGCGTTCGGTCCGATGAAGCCGGTTGGGCTGGTTGATCCGCACACAGGTATGAGGCCATTCGCAGTGGTTCAGCTCCGGCGCGAGAACGCTGAAGGCACAATGTACAACCTGGTTGGTTTCCAGACGCGATTGAGGCAGGGAGAGCAGGAGCGCGTGTTCAGGACGATTCCGGGCCTTGAGCACGCCGCGTTCTTGCGCTTCGGCAGCATTCACCGCAACACTTTTCTCGACTCGCCGAGGCTGCTGTTGCCGACGCTGCAGGCCAGAGCAAGACCGGAATTGCTCATTGCCGGTCAGTTGACCGGCGTCGAAGGCTACGTGGAATCAATTGGTGCTGGACTGGTTGCGGGAATCAACGCAGCGCGCCTGGCCAGTGGCGGCGAGCCCCAGAAACTGCCGCGGGAGATGATGTTGGGGAGTTTGCTGGCTTGCGTCAGCGGCGGCGATTTGGCGAAGCAGGCCGAAGTGGGGACAGCCCCCGTTTCGGTGAGCTCGGCGCTCGCTGTCGGACAGTTGCGAAGCGTCGCGGATGTGTCCCCATCTTTCCAACCGATGAACGCGAACTTCGGGTTGCTGCCGCCTCTCAGTGCTGGCACAGGACACGCTCATGCCCCTCGGCTGCGAGGGCGCGACAAGCGCCGGGCGATGGCCGAACGGGCACTAGCCACAGCCCGCGAGTTTGCCTTGACTCTCGTGGATAAAAGAGGATGATTCCCCTTCACAAATAGAGAGGACATGGTTATGACTAACTTGAAGTCATTGCCCGAGAAAGCGACCGAGATGCTCGGCTGGTCTTGGCCGCAGTTCGAGACCTACTACAGCGAACTGGCCAAGCGCAAGCTGACGCAGGTGACGCTTGAGGATTTCCTGGATGACTGGACCCGGTTCCACGACCGGTTGGACGAGGTCGGGACTCGATTGAGCATCGCCAAGGACGTGAACACGGCCGACACGGAGGCCGAGCGGAAGTTCAACCGTTTCCTCGAGGAGATTTATCCGAAGTCACAGGAGGCGGAGCAGAAGCTCAAGACCAGGTTCCTCAACAGCGGACTCCAGCAGAAGGGGTTCGAGCGACCACTGCGCCGAATGCAGGCCGACGCCGCGATTTTCCGCGAGGCGAACCTGCCGCTTCAGGTCGAGGACGCCAAGCTCGGCACCGAGTACGGCAAGATTACCGGCAGCCAGACCGTGGAGTGGGATGGACAAGAGATCACGGTCACGCAGTTGCGGCCGGTCCTGATGGAGACCGACCGGGCGCGGCGCGAGAAAGCCTGGCGGTTGTCGGCAGAGCGGCAACTGAAGGACAGGGATAAGCTCAACGACTTGTGGCAGAAGTTCCTCAAGCTCAGGCTGCAAATGTCGGCCAACGCCGGTTTCGCCGACTATCGCTCGTTCCGCTGGCAGGAGATGTACCGCTTCGACTACACGCCGCAGAACTGCCGGCAGTTCCGGCTGGCGATCGAGAAGGCCGTTGTTCCCGCGGCTGCGCGCATCTACGAGCGGCGCGCAAAGCAGCTCGGACTTGCGGCCCTGAAGCCCTGGGACCAGGACGTCGACCCGCTCGGCCGCGCGCCGCTGGCGCCATTCAAGAACGGGGACGAGTTCAAGGCCGGGGTTCATTCCATCCTGACGCGGGTCGACCCGCATGTCGGCGGCTACTTCCGGACGATGATGAACGAGGGCACGCTCGACCTCGAAAACCGGAAGAACAAGGCGCCCGGGGGCTACTGTGCAACCTATGATGCCGCGAAGCTGCCGTTCATCTTCATGAACGCCGTGGGGCTGCATGGCGACGTCATGACCCTCATTCACGAGAGCGGCCACGCGACCCACAGTTTCGAGACGCGCCGCCTGCCCTGGTTCCAGCAGCGCCACGCCGGTCTCGAATTCGCCGAGGTCGCCTCGATGGGCATGGAGCTGCTGGCGACGCCGTACCTGGCAAAGTCAAAGGGCGGGTTCTATTCCGAAGAAGAGGCTGAACGTGCGCTGACCGAGAACCTTGAGAAGGACGTCCAGTTCTGGCCCTACATGGCCGTGGTCGACGGGTTCCAGCAGTGGGTGTACGAGAATCCGCAGGCCGCAATGGAGCCGGCGAACTGCGACCGGCAGTGGACTGAGCTCTGGAACCGGCTGATGACGGGCGTGGACTGGAGCGGATTCGAGGACGTGGTCGCGACCGGTTGGCATCGCAAGCTCCACATCTTCCTGGCGCCGTTCTACTATGTCGAATACGGGCTTGCCCAGCTGGGTGCGTGCCAGGTCTGGGCCAACGCTCAGAAGGACGAAGCCGCCGCAGTTGCCTCGTACCGCAAGGCGCTCGCGCTCGGCGGCACGCAGTCGTTGCCCGAGCTCTACGCGGCGGCCGGGGCGAAGTTCGCCTTCGACTCCGAAACGCTCGGCGCGGTCATCGGCCTCATCGAGGGGAGACTTGCCGCAGCCTGAGGGTCGCGGTTCAACTCAGCCAAGTCGGGCCCATAGTTCTGAAATGCCAGACATTCGATTGCGGATGCTGCCCGCGACGTTCGACTCCGGAGCGCGCCGGCGGGCGTTCTGCTGTTGCCGCTCAGGTCGGAACCAACGACTACAACGTCGCAGCCTGGGGAGAGTCCGATAATGGCGACAAGGCGTCCGCTTAACCCGTTTCGCCGCGCCGACGGGACGATCCAAGTGTCGGAGCAGTTGATAGAGGCTGCACACCAAGGGTCCGATGAGGTGCTGCGCGGACTCGGCACTTCCCCTCAGGGCCTGAGCGGTGAAGAGGCCCAACGGCGACTTGACGAGCACGGCCCGAACACGGCGGTGGAGCAGCCACATTTCCGGTACCTTCGTCTTTTCGTCCGCTGCTTGATTAACCCCCTGGTAATTCTGCTGGGCGTTCTCGCGACCATCTCCTTCGTCACCAGGGACCTGCGCGCGGGCACCGTGATGTGCGTGATGATTGCTCTGGGCGTGATTCTGAAGTTCGTCCAGGAGGCACGTGCCGATGCGGCCGCGGCCCGGCTCAAGGCGATGATCAGCATCACAACCGCGGTTCTGCGCGACGGGCAGACCCGCGAGCTGCCGGTGCGCGACCTCGTTCCCGGCGACATCGTGGTGCTCGCGGCCGGGGACATGATCCCGGCCGACGTGCGGCTGCTTACGGCCAAAGACCTGTTCGTGATTCAGAGCACGCTCACGGGCGAATCCATGCCGGTGGAGAAGGCCGAGGCGGTCGAAAACGGGTCAATCACCGCGCCGCTGGAACTGCGGAACCTCTGCTATCAGGGCACGAGCGTGGAAAGCGGCAGCGCAACGGCCGTGGTCGTGACTACCGGCCGCAAGACGTATCTGGGGTCAATGGCCAGTACCATTGTCGCCCCGCAGGCTCCTACCAGCTTTGACCGCGGCATCGGCAGGTTCACATGGCTGATGATCCGGTTCATGTTCATAATGGTGCCGGTCGTCTTCCTCATCAACGGCTTCGTCAAGCATGACTGGGGCGCTGCGTTCCTCTTCGCTCTCGCCGTGGCAGTCGGCCTGACGCCGGAGATGCTGCCGATGATTGTGACCGTCTGCCTCTCGCGGGGCTCGATCGCCATGTCCCGGCAGAAGGTAATAGTCAAGCGACTGAACTCGATCCAGAACTTCGGGGCGATGGACATCCTCTGCACCGACAAGACCGGCACGCTGACGATGGACCGTGTCGTGCTCGAGCAGCACTGCGACGTAGGGCTGAAAGAGGACGATACGGTGCTCGAGATGGCGTTTCTAAACAGCCACTTCCAGACCGGGCTCCGGAATATCCTGGACCGCGCAATTCTCAAGTACACGGAGAATCAGGCGAGCCTCCAGGTCGCCCAACTGGAGAAAGTGGACGAGATTCCCTTTGACTTCGCCCGCCGCCTGATGTCGGTCGTCGTTCGCCTCCGCAACGGCAAGAACCAGCTCATCTGCAAAGGAGCGCCCGAGGCCGTTTTCCCGCGTTGTTCATACTACGAGCTGAACGGCGAGGTCTATCCGATCGCGCCATTTCTGATTGATGATTTGAAGGAGGAGTACGAACGCCTGAGCAGCGACGGATTCCGGGTGCTGGCCGTCGCGTACCGCAACATGAACCCGCGCGCCGCCTACACCAAGGACGACGAGAACAACATGGTGTTGAAGGGCTACATGGCTTTCCTTGACCCGCCCAAGGAGTCGACACAAAGGGCGATTGAGGCGCTCAAACAGCACGGCGTTACGGTCAAAATCCTGACCGGCGACAACGACCTCGTGAGCCGCAATGTCTGCCACCAGGTAGGCATTCCCACTGACAACGTTCTACTCGGGCCGGCCGTGGAGGCAATGTCGGATGAGGAGCTGGCCGGCAAAGTCGAGGCCGTGACGCTTTTCGCCCGGTTGTCGCCGGCGCACAAACAGCGCGTGATCCGCGCGCTCCAAAGGAAGAAGCACGTCGTGGGATTCCTCGGCGACGGCATCAACGACGCCCCGGCCTTGCGCGCCGCCGACGTCGGCATCTCCGTGGATACCGCGGTGGATATTGCCCGGGAATCCGCCGATGTCATCCTGCTCGACAAGGACCTGCTCGTACTCGAGCGGGGCGTGCTCGAAGGTCGCAAGGTCTTTGCCAACATCCTGAAGTACGTGCGCATGGGCGCCAGCTCGAATTTCGGCAACATGTTCAGCGTGCTGGGTGCGAGCGCCTGGCTGCCGTTCCTGCCCATGGCGCCGATCCAGATCCTCACCAACAACCTGCTTTACGATTTCTCTCAGCTTCCCATTCCCGCCGACAACGTGGACCCCGAGCAGGTTACGCGACCCCGGCCCTGGTCGATGAGCGAGATCACGCGCTTCATCGTCCTTATCGGCCCCTGCAGTTCGATATTCGACTACACAACCTTCCTGATGATGTATTTCCTCTTCCACTGCAAGACCCTGGCGCAGGCACCAATGTTCCAGACCGGCTGGTTCGTAGAGTCGCTGCTCACCCAGACGCTCATCATCCACGTGATTCGTACGAACAAACTCCCGTTCATTGAGAGCCGTGCGAGCAATGCCCTCACGCTTACGACCCTGGCGGTGATGGCAGTCGGCGTATATCTGCCATTCTCACCGATAGCCGGGGCGTTGGGCTTCGTGCGACTGCCGCCGCTTTACTGGCCGTTGCTCGCGCTGACCCTCGTGTGCTACATTCTCCTGACGCAGGGCGTGAAGCGCCTGCTGCTCAGCAAGAAATGGATAGAGGCAGCGGCAGGGTAGCCTCGCTTTGCCGCCGACAGACCTCCGCCCGCTGCCCGTCCTCCCGACATTGTTTGACAAGCAACTGACACGGTCTAGGATTCTCGCGTGAAGCATGTGTTCCGAGGCTTGGCCGTCATCGTGGTGCTTGTCCTCCTGGCGCAGGCTTGGAATTCGCCCGTGCTCTGGAACGTCTGCAACTCCGCGGCCGTATCGGGTGGTACAATCGTGGTCGATGCGGATTGCATCGATTCCATCCGGCCGCCGGCCGGCGATTTCGCGCTGCGGGTTTTCTACTCAAGCGACAGTGAGGCGACGTGGCAGCAGGCGTCGATGGACGCGGTCGCGCAACCGGGCTACGACAGCACGTACGAGGGCAGGTTCCCCGCGCCCGCGGCGGGAATGGTCTATTACTACGTGCGTGCGGACAACGGCACCAACTACGGCACCGAGTCACCGGTGAACACTGCCGACGCCTGGCCCGTGCCCGACAACCTGCTGGCCGAGACGGCACTGGAAGGAACCGGGGACACCATGAACAACCCGGACGGCGAGTGGCTTGACCTGACCAGTTGCGCCATGGGGTACTCGGCCGGCTACATCTACGCCCGGCTAACCAACCACTACACGTCCTGGCCGACCAGCGGCGGGCTGTTCGGGCCCTGGTACGTCTACTCGGCAGGTTTCTGGAACTCCGAGGCCTCGACCCGCGACACGCTCGGTTACACGATGACCCATGTTAACGTCCTGTCCTACACCGACGGACTCTACGAGCTCAATCGCTACGAGAGCACCTACACGCGGATCGGCGACATCGACATCCAGACCTCGGGCAACCGGCTGATCATGCGCTGCAAGATATCCGACCTCGCCGCACGGCCCGGATTCCAGCCGTGGCCCAACCAGTGCGGGTATCTTTGCGGTGCCAAGGGCGACGCCCGCACCGCCAATCTGTCACTGCAGAGCAAGGATAACGACACAACCAACGCAGCCCGCTTCTACATCAACCGCACGCCTCGCCTGGTCGTCGGGCAGAACAAGCCGCCGGCCCTGACCAACTCGCGGGTGATACCCCAGAGCGGTCCGTTGGGAACCGCGTTCTGGTTCTCGACCCGCTACTCGGACGCGGACTCCAACCTGCCGGTGCTGCACGCGGTGGTCATTGATGGCGAGACGATAGCACTCAAGCCGACCCATCACCAATACTGGGGCCCGGACGTGTTCGACTGCCACGACAGCGGCTTTGCGGTTGGCCCGCACCATTTCCAGTTCGTGTTCAGCGACGGCGCAGCCCTCGTCGCAAGCACGCCGGACACGTTCCTCGTGACCGCCGGTGCGGTTGCTGAAGTCGAGAAGTCCGGCTCGGCGCGTTTCTCGGTCGAGCCAAACCCGTTCCACGGCACGACCGTGGTGAGCATGGCGGGCTCTCAACCGCGGACACTGGCCATCTGCGATGTCCAGGGACGGACAATCCGCTCGATACCGGCCCGGTCCCCGGCTCTTCAATTGGACCTGCGGTCGTTTCCAGCCGGAGTCTACTTCCTGCGCGCGGACGGCTCGTCCCAGCGCCGGCTGCTGGTGAAACTCGGCCGGTAAACGCGAGCCGATCCCGCTTGACTTCGGCCGATTCCGGCCGAAAATCGCTTGACGGGCAAGCATAGTAGCGGATGCTTATTAAGAAAGGAGTGAACCCATGATCAAAGAGTTCAAAGAGTTCATCATGCGCGGGAACGTGATGGACATGGCCGTCGGTATCATCATCGGCGCCGCGTTCGGTACGATCGTCAGCTCGCTGGTGAACGACGTCATCATGCCGCCCATCGGTCTGCTGTTGGGCAAGGTCGACTTCTCGAACATGTTCGCCGTACTCAAGCAGGGCGCGACACCGGGTCCGTACGCCTCGGTGGCAGCAGCCAAGGCGGCGGGAGCGGTAACGCTCAACTTCGGCGTGTTCGTCAACACCATCATAAATTTCGTCATCGTCGGCTTCGCCATCTTCATGTTGGTCAAAGGCGTCAATCAACTCAAGCGGCCCAAGCCGGCCCCGGCCGCCGCGCCGACCACGAAGGACTGTCCGCACTGCTTCTCGTCGATACCCATCAAGGCGACGCGCTGCCCGAACTGCACGTCTGAACTGACGGCATAGCGTCCGAACCCGCCGGATAGGAGAAGACATGACCCGTATAGGGATAGCGTTGGCTCTTGTGGCGACCCTGGCTGCGGCCACGCCCTGGAACCTCGCGGCCGACGCCAACCTGACGCTCAACCAGAACGCCTACACCAACAACTGGGGCGGCGGCGCGACCGGCCTGCTTGCCTATGCCCTCAACTCCAACTCGCTGGCCGAGAAGCAGCTCAACTCGAAGATGAACACCCGAAGTACCCTGAAGCTCGCTTTCGGCCAGACCTCGACCCAGGATACGTCTGGTAACTGGGGCGCGCTGGTGAAGTCGACCGACGAGATTGACCTCGAATCGGTGCTCCGTTTCACCCTCGGCTTCGTCGTGGACCCCTTCGCAAGCGCCGAGGTCCAGAGCCAGTTCTGGGACAAGAGCGACGCGACTCTGAGCCGATACTTCAATCCAATGGACCTGAACGAAGGGCTCGGTCTCGCCCGGCAGATTGTGAAACACGATAAGACCGAACTCGTGAGCCGGCTCGGTTTCGGCCTCAAACAGAAGTTCGACCGCCAGGCGCTGGTGGTGGATACTTTTGGCCTGGTAGCAGATCGCGAGAACCGCAGCAGCAACTACGGCGGTATTACCTTCGCGACTGACTTCACAACGCCGCTGGCGCAGGAGAAGATTCTCTACACCAGCAAGCTGACCTTGTTCCAGGCCCTGTTCTACTCCGAGGCGTCCATGCACACGGGCTCCACTGCCGATTACTGGAAGGCGCTCGACGTCGGCTGGGAGAACGTCTTCGCCGTCAGCGTTACCAAGGTGCTGATGGTCAACCTCGACGCGCAGTTGCTGTATGACAAGGAGATAGACACGAAGGTCCGTCTCAAGGAAACGCTGGCGCTGGGACTGACCTGCAAGCTCATCTAGATTCGCGCGCACGGGAAACGTCATGTGGCGGGGGTTCTCCCCGCCGCTTTGTTGGGCAGTGCCTTCGCGCGTATGTTGGCAGAATGACCAATTCTCAAGCCCCAATTCCCAATCAAGCCCCAGTACTCAATGACGAGCTTCAGCCCTCCTGCCCGGTCACTCGTGCTTGAATGGTCATTGGTGCTTGGTCATTGGGACTTCAGGCGGGCCTGCGATTCTTGCCGGGCGTCCTGCCTGTCGCTATGATAAGGAAATGAAAGGCAGAATCGAGCTGGAGCTGCACGAGCCGAATCAGCTCTTTAACTCGATGGACCCGTCGCCATTCGTCGACCGGGACCTCGACGGCGACGCCGAAGAGTTCATCCTCAATTGGGCGCAGGAGTATGCGCACCGGGACCCGCTGTCACTGACCATCCACCTTGAGCACATGCCGGCCGAGAACCCGACCGCATGGATGGCCGAGGCCGTGCACAACTTCTTCGGGTACCGGGCCAGACTGAACCGGCTCGCGTTCCGACGCCTGATGGACGACGGCCGAACCAGCCTGATGGTGGGGCTTGCGTTTCTCGCCGGCTGCCTCGCTATCCGCAACCTGGTGCTCGGCCACACGGCCGGCGCCTGGGCCGCGCTCCTGCGTGAGATTCTGACCGTCGCCGGCTGGGTTGCGATGTGGCGGCCGGTTCAGATCTACCTCCACGAATGGTGGCCGCTGTGGCGCAGAGGTCGGGTGCTTACGCGGCTGAGCAAGATGCCGGTCGAGGTCGTCCAGAAGAAACCCGGGACCGCGTTTGCGGCTCCCGGCGAGCTACCGAAGTGAAGAGGCTCACATGGGGGCCGCGCTTCTGGTTTGTCGTCTCGGCAGTGCTGGCGCTGGCACTCGACCAGGTCTCGAAATGGTTGGTCCGCGCGCACTTGACCCCACACGTACCGCAACGCGTCTTTGGCGAGACGCTCAGGTTCATCCTGACCAACAACGAGCACGGTCTGTTTGGAATTTCCTACGGCGCGCCCTGGATGCACTACGCGCTGCCGCTGGTGGTCGTCGTCCTAGTGATTTACCTTGCGTGGCGCAGTCCCGACCGATGGACCGGCATCGGGCTCGGGCTGGTGCTCGGCGGCGGCGTCAGCAACAACCTGATTGACCGGGTGCGCTTTGGGTCGGTCGTAGACTTCATTGACATGGGCACGCGGACCTGGCGCTGGTACACGTACAACCTCGCCGATGCATTTGCGGTGGCCGGGGTTATCATGATCCTCACGCACGAATTCCTCGGTTGGGGCAGGCGCAAGCCCGCCGCAACTGCCGATTCGAAGGCAGGCAAACCGTCGCCGCCAGGTCCCGGGTAGGGCTGGTCGTAGGTAGTGAGCGTCGGAAAGGAGAGCGAATGAAACAAGAGAGCGTGATGAGGTTCGTTCAGCAGCGTTGGTCCGTGCGGGTGATAGGGCTTTCAGTCGTTTTCGTGCTGGTGATAGCAGGGTTGACGTGCCACAAGGCTTCGAGTGGCTGGGATAGCTTCGACGAGAACACGATCGAGCAGGACCTGGCCGTCGTCGATTCGGCAAACGTCGTCTACTGGGCACAACTGGCCGCCGGCCACCGTGACTCGGCGGTGCTGCAGGCGCAGGCGGTGTTGTTCGCCCACCCGGGCACTGACACTGTGCAGGTCGCGCCGGACAGCACGGTCTGGGTCTTCTTCGCCAACGGCCTTGAGACCGGTCTGGGTGAACTGGCTGGGGATTCGACCTCCGCGCGTGGCGGAACTCCGGGTTCGAACGCGCAGCCGGTCAAGATTGCTTCCGGGACGCCCGGCGGCGACATCTATCGGGCCGCGACATTCGTCGTGCCGTTCAGCGATGAACTGCTGGGCACGGAGGAGGCTGCCGATACCGTCAGCAGACGGCTTGAGCGACTCCGAAACTGGGGTTCTACCAGCACTTATCTTGACACGTTCGTCACGGTTGAGAATGCCCGTGCCCTGATTCATGGTCAGTCTCCGGTGCTCTTCTGGGCCGGACACGGAATGCTGTTGCCCGTCGAAAGAGGCGGCAGGTTGTGCACCGAAGGACTCCTGACCGGCAAGCCGTACAGCCGGGTCGAACTGGCCAAGGCCGCAGCGAACGAGTACAGAAGCTATCTTCATCCGGGCCAGGGGAAGCCACGGCAGGCCGCCGCGTTTCACAGCAAGGTGTGGGGCGAGGGCTACATGGTCATCCTGCCTCCGTTCATCCGCGCCTACGGCGACTTCAGCGCCTGGAACCTGTCCGGCAACTACAACTACACCAAGACCATCGTCTACCTCGACTGCTGCTGCAGCGCCTGTGGAGAAGCGAATGGCTCGCACTCGGATCTGATTCAGTCGTTCCTGGATGTCGGAGCTGACCTGGTCTGCGGTTGGGACTGGTCGGTTCATGACGGATTCGCGGAAAACCTCGATACCATGTTCTTCAATCGTCTGTGCGACACGTTTCTGCCGAAAGAGGCCGAGAGGGCTCTGGGTAACACGACCGATCCGGTTCCGATCGGGCCGAGGTGCGCGACACTCAAGGTAACGGGGGACACGTTGGTCATGGTCGAACCCGTCCTGCTGGCCCAGAAGAACGGTGCGCTCTGGCGCGCCGACCAGGTGATAGTCGAAAGCACGGCCAGATTCCTTAACGCCCGTGGCGACCTGTACACCCAGAGCGGGAATTACTACGCCAGCCTGTACGTCCTCTTCCCACCTGCGGCGCGCACATACGACCCGACGATCGACAGCGCGTCCATCGAATGGGATGACCAGAGTACCATGCGGGACTACCGGGTTCAGAGAGGCGATAAGGGCGTGAGCGGTGTCATCAAGATTGACCAGTTGGGAAGCCATGTCATCATGGGTACTTTTTCGGGAACGCTCGGCTGGTGGTCGGCGGAGCACGACCCTACGAAGGACCCGCCCGACGACGTCGTCGAGCTGACCGACGGTAGGATCAAGTTCACCGGCAAGATGCAGGTGAGCAAGTGAGGCTGCGGACTTCCGTGGTCGGCAACACGCGCTGGTACACGTACAACCTCGCCGATGCATTTGCGGTGGCCGGGGTTATCATGATCCTCGCGCACGGATTTCTCGGCTGGGGCCGGGCCAAGTCCCCGGCTGCGACGTCTTCGCAGGCTACACGTCCGGATGACGATTCATCTGCGTGATTCTCGGATACTCCTCTCCGAATCCCCAATTCTGGATTCTGGTTTCTGCGTTCTGAATTCTGACTTGTCCGGGCATCAATGCCGGGCCCGATAGTCATCGTCGCGCCCGACCCGTGCTGGCCGCAGTGGTTCAACGAAGAAAGCGTGCTCGTTCGCGCCGCCTTGGGCAAGAGCCTGCTCGGCCTCGAACACGTCGGCAGCACCTCGGTGCCC
This DNA window, taken from bacterium, encodes the following:
- the lspA gene encoding signal peptidase II; protein product: MKRLTWGPRFWFVVSAVLALALDQVSKWLVRAHLTPHVPQRVFGETLRFILTNNEHGLFGISYGAPWMHYALPLVVVVLVIYLAWRSPDRWTGIGLGLVLGGGVSNNLIDRVRFGSVVDFIDMGTRTWRWYTYNLADAFAVAGVIMILTHEFLGWGRRKPAATADSKAGKPSPPGPG